In a genomic window of Pangasianodon hypophthalmus isolate fPanHyp1 chromosome 1, fPanHyp1.pri, whole genome shotgun sequence:
- the creb3l4 gene encoding cyclic AMP-responsive element-binding protein 3-like protein 4, translating into MRETESGAGHGASTGSEVCEEAGSVYVGQSDDDAVMDERAFITDSCPPCVYEGTEGWVLQHQSSFNDSESEDVLHTVNPNEVFNESDSAASDIPDSTHCPTLATPTVYQVVYDISGVGGDQQKQQKVDVISIELDEWSSPVLVSDSCVVSELPLVSAIKVEHAHPELNHAHSEPDHALFDLSHAPHSFTDGLLYPELKLTEEEQKLLSQEGVSLPNNLPLTKAEERILKKVRRKIRNKQSAQDSRRRKKEYIDGLESRVAACSAQNKELQRTVEHLEKHNVSLLAQLRKLQSLVKQTASKAAQTSTCIMILLFSLTLIIFPSFRPFSLRSAASDDTYTPTGVISRNILNDEASPLVPSENVADDKHLPPEFRPAADVQRAERYDTDDSQREDRKQEVLLQEDALKGNDSATEGNGAESVGVGLPSPPGGGAVVDVDAAKPAHADEM; encoded by the exons ATGCGCGAGACGGAGAGCGGGGCGGGGCACGGAGCATCCACCGGAAGT gaagtgtgtgaggaAGCAGGAAGTGTGTATGTGGGACAGAGTGACGACGACGCAGTGATGGATGAAAGAGCGTTCATCACTGATTCCTGTCCTCCGTGTGTGTACGAGGGAACAGAGGGGTGGGTCCTCCAGCACCAGTCT AGTTTTAACGACAGCGAGTCAGAGGACGTTCTTCACACCGTGAACCCAAACGAGGTCTTCAACGAGAGCGACAGTGCTGCTTCTGACATTCCTGACTCCACCCACTGCCCGACTCTGGCCACGCCCACTGTGTATCAGGTCGTGTATGACATCAGTGGAGTAGGCGGAGACCAACAGAAGCAGCAGAAAGTGGACGTTATTTCCATCGAGCTTG ATGAGTGGAGTTCTCCGGTGCTCGTGTCTGACTCGTGTGTGGTGAGCGAGCTGCCGCTGGTTTCTGCCATTAAAGTGGAACACGCCCATCCCGAGCTCAACCACGCCCACTCTGAGCCTGACCACGCCCTGTTTGATCTTAGCCACGCCCCCCACTCCTTCACTGATGGCCTG CTGTACCCGGAGCTGAAGCTCACTGAGGAGGAACAGAAGCTCCTCAGTCAGGAGGGCGTGTCCCTGCCCAACAACCTGCCGCTCACCAAG gCGGAGGAGAGAATACTGAAAAAAGTGCGGCGTAAAATCCGTAATAAACAGTCGGCCCAGGACAGCAGACGCCGCAAGAAAGAGTACATTGACGGTCTGGAGAGCAG ggttgCAGCGTGTTCAGCACAGAATAAGGAACTCCAGAGAACAGTGGAGCACCTGGAGAAACACAACGt gtctcTGTTAGCGCAGCTGAGGAAGTTACAGTCTCTGGTGAAACAGACGGCGAGTAAAGCGGCTCAGACCAGCACCTGCATCATG attttgctCTTCTCTttaacgttgattattttcccaagtTTTCGTCCCTTTAGTCTGCGCTCTGCAGCCTCAGACGACACGTACACGCCCACTGGAG TGATTTCCAGAAACATCCTGAACGATGAAGCATCTCCGCTCGTGCCGTCTGAGAACGTGGCGGACGATAAACACCTCCCCCCGGAGTTTCGGCCAGCGGCGGACGTGCAGCGAGCGGAGCGCTACGACACGGACGACTCACAGAGAGaagacaggaaacaggaagtgctgctgCAGGAGGATGCGCTGAAAGGAAACGACTCTGCGACTGAGGGAAATGGGGCGGAGTCAGTGGGCGTCGGCTTGCCGTCTCCTCCAGGGGGGGGCGCTGTGGTGGACGTCGACGCGGCTAAACCTGCTCACGCTGACGAAATGTAG